The DNA sequence CTGACCATCGTGGTGTCCAACGACAACGGCGGCGGCATCTTCGAACTGCTCGAGCAGGGGGATCCGAGGTTCTCCGATGTGTCGTCGCGGATCTTCGGCACCCCGCACGACGTCGACGTGGGCGCACTGTGCCGGGCCTATCACGTCGACTCCCGCCAGATCGAGGTCGACGAACTGGCCGCTGCACTGGACGAAAAACACGACGGCATGCGGGTTTTGGAAGTCAAGGCCGACCGGTCATCGCTGCGGGCACTGCACGCCGCGATCAAGGCGGCGCTGTGATCGGCAGGCTGCGAGCCCTGCTGGAACCGGCACTACCCCTGCGGACACCCGGTGTCGTCGACACGCCCACGCGAAAAGCCTTGCGGTGGAGCAAATGTGCGGTGTGGATCGTGCTCGGACTGGTCACGCTGCAGTCCATCCTGCTGGTGGCAGGGGCGTGGCGCAACGACCGTCAGATCGAGCAGAACATGGGGGTGGCGCAGGCCGAGGTGCTCTCGGCGGGCCCGCGCCGCTCGACCATCGAGTTCGTCACCCCGGACCGGGTCACCTACCGCCCCGAACTCGGGGTGCTGTACCCCTCGGAGCTGGCCGAGGGGATGCGGATCT is a window from the Mycolicibacterium anyangense genome containing:
- a CDS encoding DUF3592 domain-containing protein; this translates as MGRLRALLEPALPLRTPGVVDTPTRKALRWSKCAVWIVLGLVTLQSILLVAGAWRNDRQIEQNMGVAQAEVLSAGPRRSTIEFVTPDRVTYRPELGVLYPSELAEGMRIYVEYDRDDPDLVRVQDRNASLAIIPAGSIAVVGWLVGAVLLTGLVVLERRLDRQDESNLDSQLLS